A section of the Rhea pennata isolate bPtePen1 chromosome 24, bPtePen1.pri, whole genome shotgun sequence genome encodes:
- the IL18 gene encoding LOW QUALITY PROTEIN: interleukin-18 (The sequence of the model RefSeq protein was modified relative to this genomic sequence to represent the inferred CDS: inserted 1 base in 1 codon), giving the protein MSDEDILVCAVQLGKNFCLYFTDDDELECDALCKEKTLQQRVFRNVNSQLLVFQPTLNVAAFEDVTDQEMKSGSGMHFNIHCYKTTTPSAGMPVAFSIQINDKNYYMCCEKEHEKITVRFREGEVPTEIPCESNFIFFKKTFTPCSSRAFKFEYSLEQGMFLAFEKEGGLRKLILKKMSKEDEVDETTKXCSLSQNENHNR; this is encoded by the exons ATGAGTGATGAAGATATTCTTGTGTGTGCAGTACAACTTGGAAAAAACTTCTGCCTCTATTTTACAG ATGATGATG AGCTGGAATGTGATGCCTTGTGTAAGGAAAAAACTCTCCAACAACGAGTCTTCCGAAACGTAAATAGCCAGCTGCTTGTGTTTCAACCAACTTTAAACGTGGCAGCTTTTGAAGACGTGACAGATCAGGAGATGAAGTCTG GCAGTGGAATGCACTTCAACATTCACTGTTACAAAACTACTACGCCTTCAGCAGGGATGCCTGTTGCATTCAGCATCCAGATAAATGATAAGAATTATTACATGTGTTGTGAGAAAGAACATGAGAAAATAACGGTTCGATTTAGG gaagGAGAAGTTCCCACAGAAATTCCTTGTGAAAGTAACTTTATCTTCTTCAAAAAGACATTTACACCTTGTAGCTCCAGAGCATTCAAGTTTGAATATTCACTAGAACAAGGAATGTTCTTGGCCTTTGAGAAAGAAGGAGgcttaagaaaattaattttaaagaaaatgtcaaaagaaGATGAAGTGGATGAAACCACGA TTTGTAGCTTaagtcaaaatgaaaatcataacCGGTGA